From one Anopheles bellator chromosome 1, idAnoBellAS_SP24_06.2, whole genome shotgun sequence genomic stretch:
- the LOC131215155 gene encoding uncharacterized protein LOC131215155, with amino-acid sequence MAQAVPLRSGNEEGYPNQIDSSNRPTANWNRELFDTRRPYERKNYDVPFRPLPNYLAPFGGLNVRPRKCAPPSAFSRRTPIEEVFHKRNPATACRSRLREPLPALERCVDEVIVAGNLSSGESRSNTGGSDEEIDATENRRGSVSKECYRTFFRARKALLRSELFEEYFTRAPTTTSTEHTEVSDVSEDEQELPTGGDLSSAREWKPADSSFEGPIESSYEMPTIVHRENKPQAIEAQDAFFNRLRIHYLEKFERVHRELEEADRQRRKPPEPFDEEKYLAEYPPIDIKNEAKVRFRQSLARRLDELNQQQQRPVRVYPKTVEQFAEYKAELLENKRKLRDEAFLVADHFRKANTPKEIPETRLELQRFRVADFGPDPDRESETDGDEDKPAAVYATCMTRAEWGNWIARSAKVERLKLPKVKLSSGRAVVLEKCLESPIRAYIEGRVEKTDVTMTSGNQPRRRAKGSLRPKKIIPSTGTTMRDLLFDPMMPDEPETTAYIPYTANLRPYSDIIEERFRADEGRQQRRRRLRKSRMRWIEELVDEICRRRRC; translated from the coding sequence ATGGCCCAAGCCGTTCCGTTACGCTCTGGAAACGAGGAAGGTTATCCCAATCAAATCGACTCCAGTAATAGACCAACAGCGAACTGGAATCGAGAACTGTTCGATACGCGCCGGCCGtacgaaaggaaaaattatgatgttccgtttcgcccGCTACCCAACTATCTGGCACCGTTCGGAGGACTCAACGTGAGACCCAGGAAGTGTGCGCCCCCGAGTGCTTTTTCCAGGCGTACGCCCATTGAGGAGGTATTTCACAAACGCAATCCAGCAACCGCTTGCCGCAGCCGCCTCCGGGAACCACTTCCTGCTCTGGAGCGCTGCGTCGATGAGGTAATCGTGGCCGGTAACCTAAGTTCCGGCGAAAGCAGATCCAACACTGGCGGGAGCGACGAAGAGATCGACGCGACTGAAAACCGTCGTGGCTCCGTGTCGAAAGAGTGCTACAGAACATTTTTCCGCGCCCGAAAAGCATTGCTTCGGAGTGAGCTTTTCGAGGAGTACTTCACCCGGGCGCCGACAACGACTTCGACAGAGCACACTGAAGTGTCAGATGTTTCCGAGGACGAGCAGGAACTGCCGACTGGAGGTGATTTGTCATCAGCCCGGGAATGGAAACCAGCGGATTCGTCTTTTGAAGGCCCGATTGAGAGTTCCTACGAAATGCCGACAATAGTACACcgggaaaacaaaccccaGGCCATAGAGGCGCAGGATGCgttcttcaatcgattgaggaTTCACtatttggaaaagtttgagCGCGTGCACCGCGAACTGGAAGAAGCCGATCGGCAGCGCCGtaagccaccggaaccgttcGACGAAGAAAAGTACCTTGCCGAGTATCCGCCGATTGACATCAAGAACGAAGCGAAAGTGCGCTTCCGGCAATCGTTGGCCCGGAGGCTAGATGAACtgaaccaacagcagcagcgtcccGTCCGGGTGTATCCTAAAACGGTGGAACAGTTTGCGGAATACAAGGCCGAACtgttggaaaacaaacggaagcTGCGCGATGAAGCCTTCCTGGTGGCGGACCACTTCCGTAAGGCAAACACTCCAAAGGAGATACCGGAAACGAGGCTAGAGCTGCAGCGCTTTCGTGTGGCCGATTTTGGCCCCGATCCGGATCGGGAGTCGGAGACTGACGGGGATGAGGACAAGCCGGCGGCCGTCTACGCCACCTGCATGACCCGGGCTGAGTGGGGCAACTGGATAGCGAGATCCGCGAAAGTGGAGCGGCTGAAGCTCCCGAAAGTCAAACTGTCCTCCGGTCGTGCGGTCGTGCTGGAGAAGTGCCTTGAAAGCCCAATCCGTGCGTACATCGAGGGACGAGTCGAAAAAACGGACGTCACGATGACGTCGGGGAACCAACCGCGGCGACGCGCAAAGGGAAGTCTTCGGCCGAAAAAGATTATCCCCTCGACCGGGACGACAATGCGTGACCTGCTGTTTGACCCGATGATGCCTGATGAACCCGAAACCACCGCTTACATTCCGTACACGGCAAACCTTCGCCCATATTCGGACATCATCGAGGAACGGTTCCGTGCCGACGAAGGGCGCCAGCAGAGACGGCGTCGGTTGCGCAAAAGCCGGATGCGATGGATCGAGGAACTGGTGGACGAAATCTGCCGACGGAGAAGATGCTGA